A single genomic interval of Demequina sp. NBRC 110054 harbors:
- a CDS encoding DUF4012 domain-containing protein has translation MAVLVVIAAVIGWGAWLAWDAYQAQGEADALQSSAARAQEAVSARDVDTLRGEVETLSEAANSFYDHTHGIHWTLATYIPWVKDQVRPLQAAGVAVKALADDALAPLSELEDLDALANPEFVDGRIDPYFMEPYRPTLEQVQAVLVEQADALAEVDTSNSVVLVSDAFDQLTGQLSELATMVDDATTLAQLLPGMLGGEEPRTYAVMIQNNAEPRASGGIPGAVIMVTIDDGQPLIGEYFSAGELNAYGPATGATDEELEVFGDQLVNFSQTVNATPQFPRAAIFMSQYIEGATGEAPDGVISLDPVALGYMMGDAESQTIMGIDVSGENLAEVMLNQVYFEFEDPNKQDEFFAAAASALFGEVLGGGSSAVDGLERALDENRFSVWSATESEQAILESTPAGGDQLRDDVWAGAFLNDGAASKIGYYVDMEVVPSVGYCASDGRVGSAELDVTLTHTYDGDVASLPDYVASSGVAIGRGEFIGGLYILVPDGYRILSVAANGEPIGYTDSELAGRRLVELQARLAPGESTQVTVSLEPESSYFGIGEVVATPGSKPVLNVSDVDTFESPC, from the coding sequence GTGGCGGTACTCGTCGTCATTGCAGCGGTGATCGGCTGGGGCGCCTGGCTCGCCTGGGATGCCTACCAGGCCCAGGGCGAGGCAGACGCGCTGCAGTCCTCCGCCGCGCGAGCCCAGGAGGCGGTGAGCGCGCGCGACGTCGACACGCTCCGTGGCGAGGTCGAGACGCTCTCCGAGGCGGCGAACTCGTTCTACGACCATACGCATGGGATCCACTGGACCCTCGCGACCTACATCCCGTGGGTCAAGGACCAGGTCCGTCCGCTGCAGGCGGCGGGTGTCGCGGTGAAGGCGCTCGCGGACGACGCCCTCGCGCCGCTGTCCGAGCTCGAGGACCTTGATGCGCTCGCGAATCCTGAGTTCGTCGATGGCCGCATCGACCCGTATTTCATGGAGCCCTACCGGCCCACGCTCGAGCAGGTGCAGGCGGTCCTGGTGGAGCAGGCCGACGCGCTCGCCGAGGTCGACACCTCCAACTCGGTCGTCTTGGTGTCAGACGCGTTCGATCAGCTCACCGGGCAGCTGTCCGAGCTCGCGACGATGGTCGACGACGCGACGACGCTCGCGCAACTCCTGCCGGGCATGCTCGGCGGCGAGGAGCCGCGTACGTACGCCGTGATGATCCAGAACAACGCGGAGCCGCGCGCCTCGGGTGGTATTCCTGGCGCGGTCATCATGGTGACCATCGACGATGGTCAGCCGCTGATCGGCGAGTACTTCTCGGCGGGCGAGCTCAACGCGTACGGACCTGCCACAGGTGCCACGGACGAGGAGCTCGAGGTCTTCGGCGACCAGCTCGTGAACTTCTCGCAGACCGTCAACGCGACGCCGCAGTTCCCGCGCGCCGCGATCTTCATGAGCCAGTACATCGAGGGCGCGACCGGCGAAGCGCCCGACGGTGTGATCAGCCTCGACCCGGTCGCCCTCGGTTACATGATGGGCGACGCCGAGTCGCAGACGATCATGGGAATCGACGTCAGCGGCGAGAACCTCGCCGAGGTCATGCTCAACCAGGTGTACTTCGAATTCGAGGACCCGAACAAGCAGGATGAGTTCTTCGCTGCGGCTGCGAGCGCGCTGTTCGGCGAGGTCCTGGGCGGAGGCTCGTCAGCAGTGGACGGCCTCGAGCGGGCACTCGACGAGAACCGCTTCTCCGTCTGGAGCGCGACCGAGTCCGAGCAGGCGATCCTGGAGTCCACGCCCGCGGGCGGCGATCAGCTCCGGGACGACGTCTGGGCGGGCGCCTTCCTCAATGACGGAGCCGCGAGCAAGATCGGCTACTACGTCGACATGGAGGTAGTGCCGAGCGTGGGCTACTGCGCGTCGGATGGTCGAGTCGGGAGCGCAGAGCTCGACGTGACGCTCACGCACACCTACGACGGAGACGTGGCCAGCCTCCCAGACTACGTCGCGTCATCCGGTGTCGCAATCGGAAGGGGCGAGTTCATTGGCGGCCTTTACATTCTCGTTCCCGACGGATATCGAATTCTGAGCGTCGCGGCTAATGGCGAACCGATCGGCTACACGGATTCTGAGCTGGCTGGGCGGCGTCTCGTGGAGCTCCAGGCGAGGCTCGCACCGGGCGAATCGACCCAGGTAACGGTGTCCCTGGAGCCCGAATCGTCCTACTTTGGGATAGGCGAAGTGGTCGCGACCCCGGGATCGAAACCAGTTCTTAACGTTAGCGACGTCGACACATTCGAGTCACCCTGCTAA
- a CDS encoding sugar transferase encodes MNSRRWGAPASRMRGAAGWAVQLQAALAISDAFVVIMVMVIAQYMRFNVDLGAQVQGPNSPPYIWLSVAIGALWWLLLGAFRTRETRIMGHGPQEFQRVTRASLDAFVVVAVVGFLTQWQISRAYLLIALPVGLAAILTYRLAWRLWVHAERSRGRLLTNVLVIGPASLAVDLSERLERARLAGYEVAAVARIEGTRLANDSGLGLPVVDEDTDLVALARNVGAEYIVLAGSDARSNEYARRLGWQIEGTEIGLIVAPALAEVAGPRVLMTPVEGLPLMHVDSPQFTGAKYYAKKVFDRITTVLLLLIATIPMLVVAALVKLTSRGPVLFKQERIGIGMKPFAMYKFRSMYVDAEDRLKEIEHENEGNGVHFKMKNDPRVTPVGRVLRRFSLDELPQLFNVMKGEMSLVGPRPPLQREVEAWGDDVERRQLVLPGLTGLWQVSGRSDLTWDEAVRLDLFYAENWSLSGDLLIMLRTFVAVFGKSGAY; translated from the coding sequence ATGAATTCCCGGAGATGGGGGGCTCCGGCCAGCCGAATGCGCGGTGCCGCCGGTTGGGCCGTACAGCTTCAGGCTGCGCTTGCGATTTCTGACGCCTTCGTGGTCATCATGGTGATGGTGATCGCTCAGTACATGCGCTTCAACGTTGATCTAGGTGCTCAGGTGCAGGGCCCGAACTCACCGCCGTACATCTGGCTCTCCGTCGCGATCGGCGCGCTGTGGTGGCTGCTGCTCGGGGCCTTTCGCACGCGCGAGACCCGGATTATGGGCCATGGTCCCCAGGAATTCCAGAGGGTCACTCGCGCGTCACTTGATGCCTTTGTTGTCGTCGCTGTTGTCGGTTTTCTTACCCAGTGGCAGATTTCCCGGGCGTACTTGCTTATTGCGTTGCCCGTGGGCCTTGCTGCTATTTTGACCTATCGACTTGCGTGGCGTCTCTGGGTACATGCAGAACGCTCTCGGGGGAGGCTTCTCACGAACGTTCTTGTGATCGGGCCCGCCTCGCTCGCCGTAGACCTCTCTGAGCGACTCGAGCGCGCGAGGCTGGCCGGCTACGAGGTCGCTGCTGTCGCCCGAATCGAGGGAACGCGTCTCGCGAATGACTCGGGTCTGGGCCTGCCCGTGGTGGACGAGGACACGGACCTCGTGGCGCTCGCGCGCAACGTAGGTGCCGAGTACATCGTGCTCGCGGGTTCCGACGCGCGTTCGAACGAATATGCGCGTCGACTCGGCTGGCAGATCGAGGGAACCGAGATCGGACTCATCGTCGCGCCGGCCCTTGCCGAGGTGGCGGGTCCTCGTGTGCTCATGACTCCGGTTGAGGGTCTGCCTCTCATGCACGTGGACTCGCCACAGTTCACCGGAGCAAAGTACTACGCGAAGAAGGTCTTTGACCGCATTACAACTGTCCTGCTCCTTCTGATTGCGACGATTCCGATGCTCGTCGTGGCGGCGCTCGTGAAGCTCACGTCGCGCGGCCCTGTGCTGTTCAAGCAGGAGCGCATCGGCATAGGCATGAAACCGTTCGCGATGTACAAGTTCCGGTCCATGTATGTCGACGCTGAAGATCGGCTCAAGGAGATTGAGCACGAGAACGAGGGCAATGGCGTTCACTTCAAGATGAAGAACGACCCGCGGGTCACGCCTGTGGGACGTGTGCTGCGAAGGTTCTCGCTCGACGAGCTCCCCCAGCTCTTCAATGTGATGAAAGGTGAAATGTCGTTGGTGGGCCCACGCCCGCCGCTTCAGCGCGAGGTCGAGGCCTGGGGCGACGATGTGGAGCGCCGCCAACTCGTCCTTCCCGGGCTCACGGGTCTGTGGCAGGTCTCCGGCCGCTCGGACCTCACCTGGGACGAGGCTGTTCGTTTGGACCTGTTTTACGCAGAGAACTGGTCTCTGTCGGGCGACCTGCTGATCATGCTTCGCACGTTCGTGGCCGTATTTGGAAAGAGCGGGGCGTATTGA
- a CDS encoding DUF4916 domain-containing protein, producing the protein MVENPGLISQDDAPAGYMDAETWELVQNLVPIPCADVVLTRLDEEGRRQVGLILRTDSPWGAVWCQIGGRQRLGESLREAAERHLRESVTGPGGRALAADDYDLPEQPAALFEFFKEPRPGHGIDPRKQATSGVYVVEACEAGFEATGGEATEFRWFDAEQLPADDDLWRGTRELVGRALANLIERATP; encoded by the coding sequence ATGGTTGAGAACCCCGGTCTCATTAGCCAGGACGATGCGCCCGCGGGCTACATGGACGCCGAGACCTGGGAGCTGGTTCAGAATCTCGTCCCGATCCCGTGCGCGGACGTCGTTCTCACCCGACTCGACGAAGAAGGCCGCCGACAGGTCGGCCTGATCCTGCGCACGGATTCCCCGTGGGGGGCGGTGTGGTGCCAGATCGGTGGGCGCCAAAGACTTGGAGAGTCCCTCCGAGAGGCGGCCGAGCGACACCTCCGCGAGTCGGTGACCGGCCCGGGGGGCCGAGCGCTGGCGGCGGACGACTACGACCTCCCTGAGCAGCCTGCCGCGTTGTTCGAGTTCTTCAAGGAGCCGCGACCGGGCCATGGGATCGATCCCCGCAAGCAGGCGACCTCGGGGGTCTACGTCGTCGAGGCCTGCGAAGCCGGGTTCGAGGCAACCGGCGGCGAGGCCACGGAGTTCCGATGGTTCGATGCCGAGCAATTGCCAGCCGACGACGACCTTTGGCGTGGCACGCGCGAACTGGTCGGCCGCGCGCTCGCGAACCTCATCGAGCGGGCTACCCCTTGA
- a CDS encoding LPXTG cell wall anchor domain-containing protein — MRKILASAAATAAIVLGSAGMAAADEFDYTGSYTEGTYGVIAPQGQNYTVPVNTVLPFTFKNVPAGTYTFTVTNPDSTLYGKKFTVTVDADGTFSTDVTAPSTPILGLKVSVTFDDAATEEVESTVLFSGTIDVTDSGTGAAGDETDGDGDGTDAEEASNETSGELAAGDTASDEELASTGAGNMGLVAGAAGLLVAGAGAVVVAARRRQN, encoded by the coding sequence ATGCGTAAGATCCTTGCTTCCGCTGCCGCGACTGCAGCGATTGTCCTCGGATCCGCCGGCATGGCCGCTGCGGACGAGTTCGACTACACGGGTAGCTACACCGAGGGCACCTACGGCGTGATCGCGCCTCAGGGCCAGAACTACACGGTGCCGGTCAACACGGTGCTCCCGTTCACGTTCAAGAACGTGCCCGCCGGTACGTACACGTTCACTGTGACGAACCCGGACAGCACCCTGTACGGCAAGAAGTTCACCGTCACGGTGGATGCCGACGGCACCTTCTCAACCGACGTCACCGCGCCGTCGACGCCCATCCTGGGCCTCAAGGTCAGCGTGACCTTCGACGACGCCGCGACCGAAGAGGTCGAGTCCACGGTGCTGTTCAGCGGCACGATCGACGTGACCGACTCGGGCACTGGCGCCGCGGGCGACGAGACCGACGGTGACGGCGACGGCACGGACGCCGAGGAGGCCTCGAACGAGACCTCGGGCGAGCTTGCCGCTGGCGACACCGCCTCGGACGAGGAGCTCGCGAGCACAGGCGCCGGCAACATGGGCCTCGTGGCAGGCGCCGCCGGCCTGCTGGTCGCCGGCGCGGGCGCCGTGGTCGTCGCGGCCCGCCGCCGCCAGAACTAA
- a CDS encoding YdcF family protein, translating into MKGWGMWFLVALGLVAAVVLAGLPFLVFPAHDEPAKADVALVLGPPTDTRMELAQSMVDEGLTEHVLVSLDPEESEMYPLAGEICASGDDTYVCAKPDPFTTRGEAIFLQEEATKNGWTNAAVITFTPHISRSRMIMKNCFDGEVSMLDSGESVSLPFWAYQYAYQSAATVKALIQGRCDG; encoded by the coding sequence ATGAAGGGGTGGGGGATGTGGTTCTTGGTCGCGCTCGGGCTCGTGGCGGCGGTGGTCCTCGCGGGCCTGCCGTTCCTGGTGTTCCCGGCGCACGACGAGCCGGCGAAGGCGGACGTGGCCCTGGTGCTGGGCCCGCCGACCGATACGCGCATGGAGCTCGCGCAGTCGATGGTCGACGAGGGTCTGACCGAGCACGTGCTCGTGTCGCTGGATCCCGAGGAGTCGGAGATGTACCCGCTTGCTGGAGAGATCTGCGCCTCGGGTGACGACACCTACGTGTGCGCCAAGCCTGATCCGTTCACCACGCGGGGCGAGGCGATCTTCCTCCAGGAGGAGGCGACGAAGAACGGCTGGACGAATGCGGCGGTGATCACCTTCACTCCGCACATCTCCCGCTCGCGCATGATCATGAAGAACTGCTTCGACGGCGAGGTGTCGATGCTGGACTCGGGGGAGAGCGTCAGCCTCCCGTTCTGGGCCTATCAGTACGCCTATCAGTCGGCTGCGACGGTGAAGGCGCTCATTCAGGGACGATGCGATGGTTGA
- a CDS encoding polysaccharide biosynthesis tyrosine autokinase produces MELQDYIRILHKNWILIAVTFVLAIAAAFTVTAVTPPTYAASAKVFVSTSGASSVSELQQGSSFTLARVATYADLATTQSVLDPTIDALGLTDTTAQDLRDEVSATASTRKSVIDITATDEDPAFATALATEVATQLGVVVEALETTDGGDGSTVSLSVVQEAETPAYPSSPNLKLNLALGALLGLALGVGFALLRAALDTRVHNERDVELLTDVPILGGIVFDPKAKQRPLVVHADPRSPRSESFRTLRTNLQFLEAGRSTKAFVVTSSMPTEGKSTTASNLAIALAESGAKVLLVDADLRKPKVNEYLSIEGGVGLTDAIIGRASLNDVTQRWGSGSLYVVASGQVPPNPSELLGSSAMEQLIGQMTHQYDVVLFDAPPLLPVTDAAVLSRLVGGSLLIVAAGRTRSNQLDASLDALEVVGAPRSGIVLTMLPTSGPDSYGYGRYGYQYAEDDAREKKTAKHRKR; encoded by the coding sequence GTGGAACTGCAGGACTACATTCGCATTCTGCACAAGAACTGGATTCTCATAGCTGTCACCTTCGTCTTGGCTATAGCAGCGGCGTTCACAGTCACGGCAGTCACACCTCCCACGTACGCCGCAAGCGCCAAGGTGTTCGTTTCAACGTCCGGGGCCTCGTCGGTTTCCGAACTCCAGCAGGGCAGCTCGTTCACACTGGCGCGCGTCGCGACCTACGCGGACCTTGCCACCACACAGTCCGTGCTCGATCCCACCATCGACGCACTCGGCCTCACCGATACGACCGCACAGGATCTGCGCGACGAGGTGTCCGCCACGGCATCCACCCGTAAGTCCGTCATCGACATCACCGCCACCGACGAGGATCCCGCGTTCGCCACCGCGTTGGCGACCGAGGTCGCCACGCAACTTGGCGTTGTCGTGGAGGCGCTCGAGACGACGGACGGCGGGGATGGCTCCACGGTAAGCCTCTCTGTGGTGCAGGAGGCCGAGACTCCTGCGTATCCCTCCTCGCCCAACCTCAAGCTGAACCTCGCGCTCGGCGCGCTGCTCGGTCTTGCCCTCGGTGTGGGCTTCGCACTGCTCCGCGCTGCGCTCGACACCCGCGTGCACAACGAGCGCGACGTCGAGCTCCTCACCGACGTGCCGATCCTCGGCGGCATCGTCTTCGACCCCAAGGCGAAGCAGCGCCCACTCGTCGTCCATGCCGATCCACGGAGCCCCCGCTCCGAGTCCTTCAGGACTCTCCGCACCAACCTGCAGTTCCTTGAGGCCGGCCGCTCGACCAAGGCGTTCGTGGTTACGAGTTCCATGCCGACCGAGGGAAAGTCCACCACCGCGTCGAACCTCGCGATCGCCCTGGCCGAGTCCGGCGCCAAGGTTCTGCTCGTGGACGCCGACCTACGCAAGCCGAAGGTCAATGAGTACCTCTCGATCGAGGGCGGCGTCGGACTCACCGACGCGATCATTGGTCGCGCATCTCTCAACGATGTGACTCAGCGCTGGGGTTCAGGCAGCCTCTACGTGGTCGCGTCGGGCCAGGTGCCGCCCAATCCCTCCGAGCTGCTCGGTTCGTCTGCCATGGAGCAGCTCATCGGCCAGATGACGCACCAGTACGACGTCGTGCTGTTTGACGCTCCCCCGCTGCTGCCCGTGACTGATGCGGCAGTGCTCTCGCGTCTGGTCGGAGGCAGCCTATTGATCGTCGCTGCAGGCCGCACACGTTCCAACCAACTCGACGCCTCTCTAGACGCCCTCGAGGTCGTCGGCGCCCCCCGCTCCGGCATCGTCCTCACGATGCTGCCCACGAGCGGGCCCGACTCCTATGGCTATGGCCGATACGGCTACCAGTACGCCGAGGACGACGCCCGAGAGAAGAAGACCGCCAAGCACCGCAAGCGCTGA
- a CDS encoding low molecular weight phosphatase family protein — translation MISILTVCTGNICRSPAAAIALQEYLGDLATVSSAGVMAVVGGKMPMEMSLAMPAGFSGEGHAGRQLTPAIVQESDLIIAMTVEHRRRIVSENPLALKRTFLLEEIAMTARAGVPLAGGSPGERITHIAAAVQAHRPILAGQDIAEVPDPYKLSQDVYDEAAAMIVAACRDIAAWVKG, via the coding sequence GTGATTTCGATCCTGACCGTCTGCACCGGCAACATCTGCCGTTCGCCCGCCGCGGCCATCGCGCTCCAAGAGTACCTAGGGGACCTGGCGACGGTGAGCAGCGCCGGAGTCATGGCCGTCGTCGGCGGGAAGATGCCGATGGAGATGTCGCTCGCGATGCCCGCCGGGTTCTCGGGCGAGGGTCACGCCGGGCGTCAGTTGACGCCCGCGATCGTGCAGGAGTCGGATCTGATCATCGCCATGACCGTGGAGCACCGGCGACGCATCGTCTCCGAGAACCCCCTGGCGCTCAAGCGCACCTTTCTGCTCGAGGAGATCGCGATGACCGCGCGTGCGGGCGTTCCTCTTGCCGGAGGCTCCCCCGGCGAGCGGATCACCCACATTGCAGCAGCCGTGCAGGCTCACCGGCCGATCCTCGCGGGTCAGGACATTGCCGAGGTGCCCGACCCCTACAAGCTCTCGCAGGACGTCTACGACGAGGCGGCCGCGATGATCGTGGCCGCGTGCCGCGACATCGCGGCGTGGGTCAAGGGGTAG
- a CDS encoding L,D-transpeptidase, whose protein sequence is MGESSERRLPWRYVAPLVVGVVLLAVLGMMIAVLWGVAGIGSSGGDDASGTDDATVASSSQDDAADVVPSVVATAGADLADDAAVGLEVDTHVSTVAVAHGEDIDVYDEPDGEVALELRSKDVLTVPGQTPLVMLVSDVEPAESGEAAAGGDDAAAWYEVYLPVRPNGSTGWVRADDVDIQLTEYWISVDLSAFTLTVYEGTEAVLATEIGVGRDDRPTPGGVYYVKELLRVPDPTGPYGPYAYGLSGFQSTLETFNGGDAVIGIHGTNDETSFGRVVSSGCLRLPNAAITEMAEEIGLPLGTPVYIEE, encoded by the coding sequence ATGGGCGAGTCATCCGAGCGCAGGCTCCCGTGGCGCTACGTCGCGCCGCTCGTGGTCGGCGTCGTCCTGCTGGCCGTCCTGGGGATGATGATCGCGGTGCTGTGGGGCGTCGCTGGGATCGGCTCCTCGGGTGGGGACGATGCGTCAGGAACGGACGATGCGACCGTCGCCTCTTCCTCCCAGGACGATGCGGCGGACGTGGTCCCGTCGGTGGTCGCGACCGCGGGCGCCGACCTTGCGGACGATGCCGCCGTCGGGCTCGAGGTGGACACCCACGTCAGCACGGTCGCGGTCGCGCATGGCGAGGACATCGACGTCTACGACGAGCCCGACGGCGAGGTCGCGCTCGAGCTCAGGTCAAAGGACGTGCTCACGGTGCCGGGCCAGACGCCGCTCGTGATGCTGGTCAGCGACGTCGAGCCGGCCGAAAGCGGAGAGGCTGCCGCCGGGGGAGACGATGCGGCCGCCTGGTACGAGGTCTACCTCCCCGTGAGGCCCAACGGATCGACGGGCTGGGTGCGCGCCGACGACGTCGATATCCAGCTGACCGAGTACTGGATCTCGGTGGACCTGTCGGCGTTCACGCTCACGGTCTACGAGGGCACGGAGGCGGTGCTCGCGACGGAGATCGGCGTGGGGCGCGACGACCGCCCGACCCCCGGCGGCGTCTACTACGTCAAGGAGCTGCTCCGGGTGCCGGACCCGACGGGGCCGTACGGGCCGTACGCGTACGGGCTGTCGGGCTTCCAATCCACGCTCGAGACCTTCAACGGCGGCGACGCGGTGATCGGCATCCACGGGACCAACGACGAGACGTCGTTCGGCAGGGTCGTGTCGAGCGGCTGCCTGCGGCTTCCCAATGCGGCGATCACGGAGATGGCCGAGGAGATCGGGCTGCCGCTCGGCACGCCCGTCTACATAGAGGAGTGA
- a CDS encoding FAD-binding and (Fe-S)-binding domain-containing protein, producing MANVTATTPAADLTDSDDGARALVSELRMAGVDHIETGTRRRAEYSTDASNYRVVPQLVAFPRDVDELLAIHSVSRTTQTPLTMRGAGTSVAGNSIGTGIVVDTSRYLNQILDVDVEARTARVQPGVIMGDLQRVIAPHGLRFGPDPSTWTRCTLGGMIGNNACGPHALAFGRTADNVLSLDVIDGVGRRFNARAKADDAGAAGAVGRAGGPEAVPGLKELVDANLALIRTEFGRFTRQVSGYSLEHLLPENGGDLGRFLVGTEGTLGTALEAKLRLVEVPTFRLTGVFAYDDMPAAADAVVPLLPLGAQAIEGLDARLVARVRAAKGDSGVPELPVGAGWLLVEVGAVTEDDAEAQMAAVVAASGTSSYRVVRDGAESAKLWAIRADGAGLAGRTAGNVEAWPGWEDAAVPPERLGAYLRDFDALMDRHGVEGQPFGHFGDGCIHVRLAIPMQEDGRPLRAFMEDSAKLVAEHGGSLSGEHGDGRARSELLGTMYSQAAVQLFGQVKALFDPNNLLNPGIIVDPAPLDADLRRPAAPKTVPSKGGLAFEHDHGDLTEAVHRCTGVGKCRADLPGTGTGFMCPSYAATKDEKDVTRGRARVLQDAINGSLIGGLTAPEVRQSLDACLSCKACSSDCPSGIDMAAYKSEVLHRSYQGKLRPMPHYSIGWLPRWMNIIGWVPWLVNGVMAVGPLRRLILPIAGLDKRRSLPKFAAKPFRRTQVAKSHRPDENSAKASSLGTDRRVVLWADSFTDGLDPEIPTAIVEVLESAGFEVIVSAGDACCGVTWISTGQLDGARKHLEHLLSVLGPYAVNGIPIIGVEPSCTAVLRGDITEILPDDPRARSVALGTYTLAEVLTGRAPVKPDPEWQVPSLEGVDVVVQPHCHQYSVMGYTADRDILARAGANVTEASGCCGLAGNWGYENGHYDLSVDIAHTSLVPALEKAGLSKDGQLVEGADAVYMADGVSCRTQAEQVAGVDGLHLAEILTRAVRGK from the coding sequence ATGGCGAACGTGACCGCTACGACGCCCGCCGCAGACCTGACCGATTCGGACGATGGCGCCCGCGCGCTCGTCTCTGAGCTGCGCATGGCAGGCGTGGACCACATCGAGACGGGCACGCGCCGCCGCGCCGAGTACTCGACCGACGCGTCCAACTACCGCGTGGTGCCGCAGCTGGTCGCCTTCCCGCGCGACGTGGACGAGCTCCTCGCGATCCACTCCGTCTCGCGCACCACGCAGACGCCGCTGACGATGCGCGGCGCGGGCACGTCGGTCGCGGGCAACTCGATCGGCACCGGGATCGTGGTCGACACGAGCCGCTACCTCAACCAGATCCTGGACGTCGACGTCGAGGCCCGCACCGCGCGCGTCCAGCCGGGCGTCATCATGGGCGACCTGCAGCGCGTCATCGCGCCGCACGGGCTGCGGTTCGGCCCCGACCCGTCGACGTGGACCCGCTGCACGCTCGGCGGCATGATCGGCAACAACGCGTGCGGCCCCCACGCGCTCGCGTTCGGCCGCACCGCGGACAACGTCCTCTCGCTCGACGTGATCGACGGCGTCGGCCGCAGGTTCAACGCCCGCGCCAAGGCGGACGATGCGGGAGCCGCCGGGGCGGTCGGCCGCGCCGGGGGGCCGGAGGCGGTGCCCGGGCTCAAGGAGCTCGTGGACGCGAACCTCGCGCTCATCCGCACCGAGTTCGGCCGCTTCACGCGCCAGGTCTCGGGCTACTCGCTCGAGCACCTGCTGCCCGAGAACGGCGGCGACCTGGGCCGCTTCCTGGTCGGCACCGAGGGCACCCTCGGCACCGCGCTCGAGGCCAAGCTGCGCCTGGTCGAGGTGCCGACCTTCCGCCTCACGGGCGTCTTCGCGTACGACGACATGCCCGCCGCCGCAGACGCCGTGGTGCCGCTGCTGCCGCTCGGCGCGCAGGCCATCGAGGGCCTCGACGCGCGCCTCGTCGCGCGCGTGCGCGCGGCCAAGGGCGACTCCGGGGTGCCGGAGCTTCCGGTCGGCGCGGGTTGGTTGCTGGTCGAGGTCGGCGCGGTTACCGAGGACGATGCGGAGGCCCAGATGGCCGCGGTCGTCGCCGCGTCCGGGACCTCCTCGTATCGCGTCGTGCGCGACGGGGCCGAGTCGGCGAAGCTGTGGGCCATCCGCGCCGACGGCGCCGGGCTCGCGGGCCGCACCGCGGGCAACGTCGAGGCGTGGCCCGGCTGGGAGGACGCCGCGGTGCCGCCGGAGCGTCTCGGCGCGTACCTGCGCGACTTCGACGCGCTCATGGACCGCCATGGCGTCGAGGGTCAGCCCTTCGGCCACTTCGGAGACGGCTGCATCCACGTGCGCCTCGCGATCCCGATGCAGGAGGACGGCCGACCCCTGAGGGCCTTCATGGAGGACTCCGCCAAGCTGGTCGCGGAGCACGGCGGGTCGCTCAGCGGCGAGCACGGCGACGGCCGCGCGCGCTCGGAGCTGCTCGGCACCATGTACTCGCAGGCGGCCGTCCAACTGTTCGGACAGGTCAAGGCGCTCTTCGACCCGAACAATCTGCTGAACCCGGGGATCATCGTGGACCCGGCACCGCTCGACGCGGACCTGCGCCGCCCCGCCGCACCCAAGACCGTGCCGTCCAAGGGCGGGCTCGCGTTCGAGCACGACCACGGCGACCTCACCGAGGCGGTCCACCGCTGCACGGGCGTCGGCAAGTGCCGCGCGGACCTGCCCGGGACCGGCACGGGCTTCATGTGCCCGTCCTACGCCGCCACGAAGGATGAGAAGGACGTGACGCGCGGCCGCGCCCGCGTGCTGCAGGATGCGATCAACGGCTCACTCATCGGCGGTCTCACCGCGCCCGAGGTGCGACAGAGCCTCGACGCGTGCCTGTCCTGCAAGGCGTGCTCGTCGGACTGCCCGAGCGGCATCGACATGGCCGCCTACAAGTCCGAGGTGCTCCACCGCAGCTATCAGGGCAAGCTCCGCCCGATGCCGCACTATTCCATCGGCTGGCTGCCCAGGTGGATGAACATCATCGGCTGGGTGCCGTGGCTGGTCAATGGCGTCATGGCCGTCGGTCCGCTCCGGCGACTCATTTTGCCGATCGCCGGTCTCGACAAGCGGCGCAGCCTGCCGAAGTTCGCGGCCAAGCCCTTCCGTCGTACCCAGGTCGCGAAGTCGCATCGTCCGGATGAGAACTCGGCCAAGGCATCGTCCCTGGGAACCGACCGCCGGGTGGTGCTGTGGGCCGACTCGTTCACGGACGGCCTGGACCCGGAGATCCCCACCGCCATCGTGGAGGTGCTGGAGTCGGCGGGCTTCGAGGTGATCGTGTCGGCGGGCGACGCGTGCTGCGGCGTCACGTGGATCTCGACGGGGCAGCTGGACGGGGCGCGCAAGCACCTGGAGCATCTCCTCTCAGTGCTGGGGCCGTATGCGGTGAACGGCATCCCGATCATCGGGGTCGAGCCGTCGTGCACGGCGGTGCTGCGGGGCGACATCACGGAGATCCTGCCGGACGACCCGCGCGCGCGGTCGGTCGCGCTGGGCACGTACACGCTCGCGGAGGTCCTCACGGGCCGGGCGCCCGTGAAGCCGGACCCGGAGTGGCAGGTGCCGAGCCTCGAGGGCGTGGACGTGGTGGTGCAGCCGCACTGCCACCAGTACTCGGTCATGGGCTACACGGCGGACCGCGACATCCTGGCGCGGGCGGGCGCGAACGTCACGGAGGCGTCGGGCTGCTGCGGGCTGGCGGGCAACTGGGGCTATGAGAACGGCCACTACGACCTGTCCGTCGACATTGCGCACACGTCGCTGGTGCCGGCGCTCGAGAAGGCGGGCCTGAGCAAGGACGGCCAACTGGTCGAGGGCGCGGACGCGGTGTACATGGCGGACGGCGTGAGCTGCCGCACGCAGGCGGAGCAGGTGGCGGGCGTGGACGGCCTGCACCTGGCGGAGATCCTCACGCGGGCGGTGCGGGGGAAGTAG